The Gordonia sp. KTR9 genome contains a region encoding:
- a CDS encoding nitronate monooxygenase, which translates to MHTPICDELGVEFPIFAFTHCRDVVVAVSKAGGFGVLGAVGFTPEELEVELNWIDEHIGDRPYGVDIVIPNKYEGMDSNMSGEDLAAMLQSMVPAETLDFGRKLLRDHGVPLNEDSDNSLQLLGWTEATATPQVEIALQHPKVTLIANALGTPPADMIEKIQSAGRKVAALCGSPKQARKHADAGVDIIIAQGGEGGGHCGEVGSIVLWPQVVKEVAPVPVLAAGGIGSGEQIAAALALGAQGAWTGSQWLMVEEAENTPVQQQTYIEASSRDTVRSRSFTGKPCRMLRNDWTEAWEDPNNPDPLGMPLQYMVSGMAVAATHKYPDESIDVAFNPVGQVVGQFRKVEKTSAVIERWVTEYIDATSSLDSFANA; encoded by the coding sequence ATGCACACTCCGATCTGCGACGAGCTCGGTGTCGAGTTCCCGATCTTCGCGTTCACCCACTGCCGCGACGTCGTGGTCGCGGTGAGCAAGGCCGGCGGGTTCGGCGTGCTCGGCGCGGTCGGCTTCACGCCCGAGGAACTCGAGGTCGAGCTGAACTGGATCGACGAGCACATCGGCGACCGCCCCTACGGCGTCGACATCGTCATCCCGAACAAGTACGAGGGCATGGACTCGAACATGTCGGGCGAAGACCTGGCCGCGATGCTGCAGTCGATGGTTCCCGCGGAGACCCTCGACTTCGGTCGCAAGCTCCTGCGTGACCACGGGGTGCCACTCAACGAGGACAGCGACAACTCCCTGCAGCTCCTCGGCTGGACCGAGGCCACCGCCACCCCGCAGGTCGAGATCGCGTTACAGCATCCCAAGGTCACCCTGATCGCGAACGCCCTCGGGACGCCTCCCGCGGACATGATCGAGAAGATCCAGTCCGCGGGCCGCAAGGTGGCCGCCCTGTGCGGATCGCCGAAGCAGGCGCGCAAGCACGCCGACGCGGGCGTCGACATCATCATCGCCCAGGGTGGCGAAGGTGGTGGTCACTGCGGCGAGGTGGGTTCCATCGTGCTGTGGCCGCAGGTGGTCAAAGAGGTTGCGCCGGTGCCGGTTCTGGCCGCCGGGGGCATCGGCAGCGGCGAACAGATCGCGGCCGCGCTGGCCCTGGGTGCGCAAGGCGCCTGGACCGGATCGCAGTGGCTCATGGTCGAGGAGGCCGAGAACACCCCGGTCCAGCAGCAGACCTACATCGAGGCGTCGAGCCGGGACACCGTGCGGAGCCGGTCGTTCACCGGAAAGCCGTGCCGGATGCTGCGCAACGACTGGACCGAGGCCTGGGAGGACCCCAACAATCCCGATCCGTTGGGGATGCCGCTGCAGTACATGGTGTCCGGCATGGCGGTGGCCGCGACCCACAAGTACCCCGACGAGAGCATCGACGTCGCCTTCAATCCCGTCGGGCAGGTGGTCGGTCAGTTCCGCAAGGTCGAGAAGACCTCCGCGGTGATCGAACGGTGGGTCACCGAGTACATCGACGCGACGAGCAGTCTGGACTCGTTCGCGAACGCTTAG
- a CDS encoding xanthine dehydrogenase family protein molybdopterin-binding subunit, whose protein sequence is MTAIGTSHARIDGADKVRGTAPYAYEHLTDAVYLWPVTATVARGRVTGFDTAAAESTSGVLLVLTHENAPRLADTSNGDLTILQSPEIAYRGQLIGAVVAESPETAREAAAAVTVTYDEDDHDTEFRVDHPGSYRPEQVNGGFEPTSLDGDPDRILDRAAGDPAHTDLVTIDEWYSTPEEHNNPMEPHTVVATWQPADSTLTLYDSTQSTQGVVSTLAPVLGLEPEQMRVVAPHVGGGFGSKGSPHSHDVLAAFAAMSLPGRPVKFAVTRQHMFVYVGHRAPTRSRLRLAADRTGHLIALVHEAHTHSAHAKEFAEQAAVTSRSMYAAENRRTDHHVVPLDVPVPFWMRAPGEAPGMFAGEVAMDELAHATGIDPIELRVRNEPSEDPETGNPWSSRRLLDCLREGAARFGWDRRAAEPGSLRDGRHLIGLGVASSTYPHMVQPGNEASIAHRGGRYSVRIAATDIGTGAWTTLLLIAADALGVSTDVVDIEIGDSALPSATVAGGSSGTSSWGSAIVTAAHQFRARFGDDPPEGAELSAEAADNPDLEKFTVASFGAHFVEVRVDVDTGEIRIPRMLGVFSIGRAINPRTVRSQLIGGMTFGISMALHEESVRDHRFGHVVTQDLAEYHIPVHADIADVDAICLDDRDEHATPMGSRGAGEIGIVGSAAAVVNAIHNATGVRVRDLPVHLDDLLDGLPDQ, encoded by the coding sequence ATGACCGCCATCGGCACCTCCCATGCACGGATCGACGGCGCCGACAAGGTCCGCGGCACGGCGCCCTACGCGTACGAGCACCTCACCGACGCGGTGTACCTGTGGCCTGTCACCGCCACCGTCGCGCGCGGCCGGGTGACCGGATTCGACACCGCCGCAGCCGAATCCACGTCCGGTGTCCTACTCGTCCTCACCCACGAGAACGCGCCTCGACTCGCGGACACGTCCAACGGCGACCTCACGATCCTGCAGTCGCCGGAGATCGCCTACCGCGGTCAGCTGATCGGCGCCGTCGTCGCGGAGAGTCCCGAGACGGCCCGGGAGGCCGCGGCGGCTGTGACCGTGACCTACGACGAGGACGACCACGACACCGAGTTCCGCGTCGATCACCCCGGCAGCTACCGGCCCGAACAGGTCAACGGCGGATTCGAGCCGACCTCGCTGGACGGCGACCCCGACCGAATCCTGGACCGGGCGGCAGGGGACCCGGCACACACCGACCTCGTCACGATCGACGAGTGGTACTCGACGCCGGAAGAGCACAACAACCCGATGGAGCCCCACACCGTGGTGGCGACGTGGCAGCCCGCCGACTCGACCTTGACGCTGTACGACTCGACCCAGTCGACACAGGGCGTGGTGTCCACGCTGGCGCCGGTCCTCGGACTCGAGCCCGAGCAGATGAGGGTCGTCGCGCCGCACGTCGGCGGCGGTTTCGGCTCCAAGGGCTCCCCCCATTCCCACGACGTGCTGGCCGCCTTCGCGGCGATGAGCCTGCCCGGGCGTCCGGTGAAGTTCGCCGTCACCCGACAGCACATGTTCGTCTACGTCGGACACCGCGCGCCCACGCGGTCGCGGCTCCGGCTCGCCGCGGACCGCACGGGCCACCTCATCGCCCTGGTACATGAAGCGCACACGCACAGCGCACATGCCAAGGAGTTCGCCGAACAGGCCGCGGTCACGTCGCGTTCGATGTACGCCGCCGAGAACCGCCGGACCGACCACCATGTCGTCCCGCTCGACGTGCCGGTCCCCTTCTGGATGCGCGCGCCCGGTGAGGCGCCGGGGATGTTCGCCGGCGAGGTGGCGATGGACGAACTCGCGCACGCAACCGGTATCGACCCGATCGAGCTGCGTGTGCGCAACGAACCGTCGGAGGACCCCGAGACGGGTAACCCGTGGTCGTCGAGGCGGTTGCTCGACTGTCTCCGCGAGGGCGCCGCCAGATTCGGCTGGGACCGCCGTGCCGCCGAGCCCGGCTCACTACGCGACGGTCGCCACCTCATCGGCCTGGGCGTCGCATCGTCGACCTACCCGCACATGGTGCAACCGGGCAACGAGGCCTCGATCGCACATCGCGGTGGTCGCTACTCGGTGCGGATCGCCGCCACCGACATCGGGACCGGTGCGTGGACGACCCTGCTGCTCATCGCCGCCGACGCGCTCGGGGTCTCCACCGACGTGGTCGACATCGAGATCGGCGACAGTGCACTCCCGAGCGCCACCGTCGCCGGCGGCTCGTCGGGCACCTCGTCGTGGGGATCGGCGATCGTCACCGCCGCGCATCAGTTCCGCGCGCGATTCGGCGACGATCCGCCCGAGGGCGCGGAGCTGAGCGCCGAGGCCGCGGACAACCCCGACCTCGAGAAGTTCACGGTGGCCTCGTTCGGCGCGCACTTCGTGGAGGTCCGCGTCGACGTGGACACCGGCGAGATCAGGATCCCGCGCATGCTCGGGGTGTTCTCCATCGGGCGTGCCATCAATCCGCGCACCGTCCGCTCACAGCTGATCGGCGGCATGACCTTCGGCATCTCGATGGCGTTGCACGAGGAAAGCGTTCGCGATCACCGCTTCGGGCACGTGGTCACGCAGGATCTCGCCGAGTACCACATCCCCGTACACGCCGACATCGCCGACGTCGACGCGATCTGTCTCGACGACCGCGACGAGCACGCCACTCCGATGGGCTCACGCGGCGCAGGTGAGATCGGCATCGTGGGCAGCGCCGCGGCAGTGGTCAACGCGATCCACAACGCCACCGGAGTCCGGGTCCGCGACCTGCCGGTCCACCTCGACGACCTGCTCGACGGGCTGCCCGACCAGTAG
- a CDS encoding 2Fe-2S iron-sulfur cluster-binding protein, translating to MEARISLSVNGADHDVVVDTRTTLLDGLRDRLGIFSPKKGCDHGQCGSCTVLVDGRRIVSCLSFAVAYEGSEIVTAEGLGEGDDLHEMQQAFIDEDAFQCGYCTPGQLCSAIGMLDEAKQGYPSHVTEDLDPSAGDASPPTEGADRLADDEIRERMSGNLCRCAAYPNILAAIRQVVDR from the coding sequence GTGGAAGCCAGAATCTCGCTGTCCGTGAACGGTGCCGATCACGACGTCGTCGTGGACACGCGCACGACCCTGCTCGACGGCCTGCGCGACCGGCTCGGGATCTTCTCCCCGAAGAAGGGATGCGATCACGGGCAGTGCGGATCCTGCACCGTCCTGGTCGACGGTCGTCGGATCGTCAGCTGCCTGTCGTTCGCGGTGGCCTACGAGGGCAGTGAGATCGTGACCGCCGAGGGGCTGGGTGAGGGCGACGACCTGCACGAGATGCAGCAGGCGTTCATCGACGAAGACGCCTTCCAGTGCGGATACTGCACCCCCGGTCAGTTGTGCTCGGCTATCGGCATGCTCGACGAGGCGAAGCAGGGGTACCCGAGCCACGTCACCGAGGACCTCGACCCGTCCGCCGGGGATGCGAGCCCGCCGACCGAGGGCGCCGACAGGCTGGCCGACGACGAGATCCGAGAACGGATGAGCGGCAACCTCTGCCGGTGCGCTGCCTACCCCAACATCCTCGCCGCGATCCGACAGGTGGTCGATCGATGA
- a CDS encoding nucleotidyltransferase family protein has protein sequence MSDSTVPSRAHRSPGQVLGAVLAAGAGTRYGMPKILADDGEWLECAVAALRDGGCAEVAVAMGAAVVEPPAGAEALIVEDWADGVGASVSAALRWAIARPAAAGLAVHVVDTPDTGPEVTRRVLDAASGDRGVLARAVFDGRPGHPVYIGADHFASALRVIGGDVGAQVYLRSQAVTPVECGDLSTGEDIDERFR, from the coding sequence ATGAGCGACAGCACCGTGCCCTCGCGCGCGCATCGGTCGCCGGGTCAGGTGCTCGGTGCGGTGCTCGCCGCCGGCGCCGGAACCAGATACGGAATGCCGAAGATCCTCGCAGACGACGGAGAGTGGCTCGAGTGTGCGGTCGCGGCGTTGCGCGACGGTGGCTGCGCCGAGGTGGCGGTCGCGATGGGCGCCGCGGTCGTCGAGCCGCCCGCGGGCGCCGAGGCCCTGATCGTCGAGGACTGGGCCGACGGGGTGGGCGCCTCGGTGTCGGCCGCCCTGCGGTGGGCGATCGCACGACCGGCCGCTGCGGGACTGGCAGTGCACGTGGTCGACACCCCCGACACCGGCCCCGAGGTCACCCGACGGGTGCTCGACGCGGCGTCCGGTGATCGAGGCGTGCTCGCTCGAGCGGTCTTCGACGGTCGTCCCGGACACCCCGTGTACATCGGAGCCGACCATTTCGCGTCCGCGCTGCGCGTGATCGGCGGTGATGTGGGGGCTCAGGTCTATCTCCGCTCCCAGGCGGTGACCCCCGTCGAATGCGGGGATCTGTCCACCGGTGAGGACATCGACGAGCGGTTCCGCTGA
- a CDS encoding MarR family winged helix-turn-helix transcriptional regulator: MPEPPPFSPTVMLLTVGRVWEAELTTALKPLGLTPRKYGLLGHIRGTPGISFSELARRSRITVQSAHTAVSGFVDAGLVDDRTAHAGTASTLGITAAGEDLLAQAAERVTRLDAEFTARHPELTAALAAHFESVSRTFS, translated from the coding sequence ATGCCGGAGCCGCCGCCGTTCAGTCCCACCGTCATGTTGCTCACGGTGGGCCGCGTCTGGGAGGCCGAGCTGACGACGGCGCTGAAACCGCTCGGTCTCACCCCGCGGAAGTACGGTCTCCTGGGCCACATCCGGGGCACGCCGGGGATCTCGTTCAGCGAGCTCGCGCGCCGTTCTCGGATCACGGTGCAGAGCGCGCACACGGCGGTCTCGGGATTCGTCGACGCCGGGCTCGTCGACGACCGGACCGCGCACGCCGGCACCGCATCGACGCTGGGGATCACCGCCGCCGGCGAGGACCTTCTCGCACAGGCCGCCGAGCGGGTCACCCGCCTCGACGCCGAGTTCACCGCCCGCCACCCCGAGCTCACCGCGGCCCTCGCCGCACACTTCGAGTCGGTGTCCCGTACCTTCAGTTAG
- a CDS encoding NAD(P)/FAD-dependent oxidoreductase: MATSRPRVVVIGAGFAGMHCVRRLKNEPVDVTIVDRGTSHLFQPLLYQCATGLLSEGAISSPVRHLTRRHKNLDVVLGEASGIDVDARELTVDRIDGSSFHLSYDYLVVAAGMRTAYRGNEDFAAHAPGMKTLDDALSIRRKIMAAFEMAETITDPEEQRSWLTFAVAGGGPTGVELAGQIREVATLALEREFDAIDPAQARVLLLHGGDRVLPSFSSRLSASAQRTLDDLGVETHLGVHVTGVGEDFVETTRKADGSKQTYPARTTLWTTGVEAVPFATTLAQALGVEQDRGGRIPVEPDLSVPGHPDVFVCGDMSSYRDLAGVAEVAMQGGRHAGSVIAETVAGQADRSPFKYRDLGTAAYIARRHAIVQSGPLQLSGFLGWVAWGVIHIAFLAGVRNRMGTVMTWGATLLTDSRRERAITYGDPETARQPYGG; the protein is encoded by the coding sequence ATGGCCACCTCGAGACCCAGAGTTGTCGTCATCGGCGCCGGATTCGCGGGCATGCACTGCGTCCGTCGGCTCAAGAACGAGCCGGTGGATGTCACCATCGTCGACCGCGGAACGAGCCACCTGTTCCAGCCACTGCTGTATCAGTGCGCCACCGGTCTGCTGTCGGAAGGCGCGATCTCCAGCCCGGTTCGTCATCTGACCCGCAGACACAAGAACCTCGACGTGGTACTCGGTGAGGCTTCGGGCATCGACGTCGACGCCCGCGAGCTGACCGTCGACCGCATCGACGGGTCGTCGTTCCACCTCTCGTACGACTACCTCGTCGTCGCCGCCGGGATGCGCACCGCCTATCGCGGCAACGAGGACTTCGCCGCCCACGCGCCGGGGATGAAGACCCTCGACGACGCGCTGTCGATCCGGCGCAAGATCATGGCCGCGTTCGAGATGGCCGAGACGATCACCGACCCGGAGGAGCAGCGGTCCTGGCTCACCTTCGCGGTGGCGGGTGGCGGCCCCACCGGGGTCGAGCTCGCGGGACAGATCCGGGAGGTCGCGACGCTCGCCCTCGAGCGGGAGTTCGACGCGATCGATCCGGCCCAGGCGCGGGTGCTGCTGCTCCACGGCGGTGATCGGGTACTGCCGTCGTTCTCCTCCAGACTCTCGGCCAGTGCCCAGCGCACCCTCGACGATCTCGGGGTCGAGACCCACCTCGGTGTGCATGTGACCGGTGTGGGGGAGGACTTCGTCGAGACGACCCGCAAGGCCGACGGCAGCAAACAGACCTATCCCGCACGGACGACCCTGTGGACGACCGGTGTCGAGGCCGTCCCGTTCGCCACCACACTCGCCCAGGCGCTCGGTGTCGAACAGGACCGCGGGGGGCGGATACCGGTGGAGCCCGACCTGTCGGTCCCGGGCCACCCCGACGTCTTCGTCTGCGGTGACATGAGCTCCTACCGCGACCTCGCCGGGGTTGCCGAGGTGGCCATGCAGGGCGGCCGTCATGCCGGGTCCGTGATCGCCGAAACCGTTGCGGGCCAGGCCGACCGGTCCCCGTTCAAATACCGCGATCTCGGCACGGCCGCCTACATCGCGCGCCGTCACGCGATCGTGCAGTCGGGGCCGCTCCAGTTGTCGGGGTTCCTCGGCTGGGTCGCGTGGGGCGTCATCCACATCGCCTTCCTGGCGGGTGTGCGCAACCGTATGGGCACCGTGATGACCTGGGGTGCAACACTGCTCACCGACAGTCGGCGGGAGCGCGCGATCACCTACGGCGACCCGGAGACGGCGAGGCAGCCCTACGGGGGGTGA
- a CDS encoding FAD binding domain-containing protein — MIPFTYDRATDVAGAVEFLRDHDGAKLIAGGTNLVDHMKLGIADPTALLDISRLPLDDITERPDGSLRLGGTARNADTAAHPLVRRRYPVLARALLSGASPQLRNLATNAGNLLQRTRCVYFQDVTTPCNKRTPGSGCSAIGGYTRYHAVLGASDACVATHPSDMAVALTVLDARVVVQGPDGEREVDIRDFYRLPGEHPERDTVLEPHDVIVAVDVPPPPPDSSSTYRKVRDRASYAFALVSVGAEVTMDGDVIGDARIALGGVAHKPWRAERAEAVVRGQRPSPELFAAAADAELGDARTLDGNEFKVPLARRTLIATLRELSTR; from the coding sequence ATGATCCCGTTCACCTACGACCGGGCGACCGATGTGGCCGGCGCCGTGGAGTTCCTGCGCGACCACGACGGCGCGAAACTGATCGCCGGGGGCACCAACCTCGTCGATCACATGAAGCTAGGGATCGCCGATCCGACTGCGCTGCTCGACATCTCGCGCCTTCCACTCGACGACATCACCGAGAGACCGGACGGCTCGCTGCGGCTGGGCGGCACCGCCCGCAATGCCGACACCGCCGCCCACCCCCTGGTCCGACGTCGCTATCCCGTGTTGGCACGCGCGCTGCTCTCGGGCGCATCTCCGCAACTGCGCAATCTCGCGACGAACGCGGGCAATCTGCTGCAGCGCACGCGGTGCGTGTACTTCCAGGACGTCACGACACCCTGCAACAAGCGGACGCCGGGTTCGGGATGCTCGGCCATCGGCGGTTACACGCGGTACCACGCCGTCCTGGGCGCGTCGGACGCCTGCGTGGCGACCCACCCGTCGGACATGGCGGTGGCCCTCACCGTCCTCGACGCGCGCGTCGTGGTGCAGGGTCCCGACGGGGAGCGCGAGGTGGACATCCGGGACTTCTACCGCCTGCCGGGCGAACACCCCGAACGCGACACGGTGCTCGAGCCACACGACGTCATCGTGGCCGTCGACGTGCCGCCTCCGCCGCCCGACTCGTCGTCGACCTACCGCAAGGTCCGCGACCGCGCCTCCTATGCGTTCGCCCTGGTGTCCGTCGGGGCCGAGGTGACGATGGACGGCGACGTGATCGGCGACGCTCGGATCGCGCTCGGCGGCGTCGCACACAAGCCCTGGCGGGCCGAACGCGCCGAAGCCGTGGTGCGCGGGCAGCGCCCGTCACCCGAACTGTTCGCCGCGGCAGCCGACGCCGAACTCGGCGACGCGCGCACACTGGACGGAAACGAGTTCAAGGTGCCCCTGGCCCGTCGCACCCTGATCGCCACCCTGCGGGAGCTGAGCACCCGATGA
- a CDS encoding rhodanese-like domain-containing protein, which yields MKVRHYLRRPPAVPASDAVRLVAEGAVIVDVRRDFEWNRVHIPGAVHMPLEVLPERCIELPEDRLLIAFCTGGIRSAGAANLLVENGFDATNMSGGLIGWRAAGGALSE from the coding sequence ATGAAGGTCCGTCACTATCTCCGGCGCCCGCCCGCCGTGCCCGCCTCCGACGCCGTGCGCCTCGTCGCCGAGGGTGCGGTGATCGTGGACGTGCGTCGCGACTTCGAATGGAACCGCGTCCACATCCCGGGAGCGGTACACATGCCGCTCGAGGTCCTGCCCGAGCGCTGCATCGAGCTACCCGAGGACAGGCTCCTCATCGCGTTCTGCACCGGCGGAATCAGATCCGCCGGTGCGGCGAACCTCCTCGTGGAGAACGGCTTCGACGCCACGAACATGAGCGGCGGCCTCATCGGCTGGCGGGCCGCCGGCGGCGCGCTATCCGAGTGA
- a CDS encoding acyl-CoA dehydrogenase, giving the protein MMTAESLTERVCAEPAGAARDAAFDHALDVLRDRRDEFNSQRYVPGDYIALLKRAGMYRASTPAVFGGEPMAPSDFMSLVERISAVDPATGWVSSFGSSLVYFAALPAETQRKIYAHGPDIAYAGGLFPMQEAQKVDGGYLCTGVWQFASGCRGADLIGIGLAGGPETGGKPLTALVDPADVEIVENWDVAGMKATGSHAVRADRVFVPEEMTFVRGGAPQIDEPLTRYPALAYAAQVLAVVTLGAARGALDYAIEVGAARTSITGGASKGNRPAYKSGLAVAEAELRSARAFFYDSTDQVWAKAVAGAHISTDDQALLRLSATHAAHVGRSVVLQVFDLAGTGAIYETHPLQRYLQDALVPAQHAMLQTNTYEAAGALLLGLEAGIPSFP; this is encoded by the coding sequence ATGATGACCGCGGAGAGCCTGACCGAACGGGTGTGTGCCGAACCGGCGGGGGCGGCGCGTGATGCAGCCTTCGATCATGCGCTCGACGTGCTCCGGGATCGTCGGGACGAGTTCAACTCGCAGCGGTACGTCCCCGGTGACTACATCGCGTTGCTGAAGCGCGCCGGCATGTACCGGGCGTCGACGCCGGCGGTGTTCGGGGGTGAGCCGATGGCGCCGTCCGATTTCATGTCGCTCGTCGAGCGCATCTCCGCTGTCGACCCCGCCACCGGGTGGGTGTCCAGCTTCGGATCGTCGCTGGTGTACTTCGCCGCACTGCCCGCCGAGACGCAACGGAAGATCTACGCGCACGGACCCGACATCGCGTATGCGGGCGGACTGTTCCCGATGCAGGAGGCACAGAAGGTCGACGGGGGCTACCTGTGTACCGGGGTCTGGCAATTCGCGAGCGGATGCCGCGGTGCCGACCTCATCGGCATCGGCCTGGCCGGCGGACCCGAGACCGGCGGCAAACCGCTGACGGCACTGGTCGATCCGGCCGACGTGGAGATCGTCGAGAACTGGGATGTCGCCGGGATGAAGGCGACGGGTTCACACGCGGTCCGCGCCGATCGCGTGTTCGTGCCGGAGGAGATGACCTTCGTGCGGGGCGGCGCGCCCCAGATCGACGAACCGCTGACCCGCTACCCGGCGCTGGCGTACGCCGCCCAGGTGCTGGCGGTGGTGACCCTCGGTGCGGCCCGGGGTGCACTCGACTATGCGATCGAGGTCGGTGCGGCGCGGACCTCGATCACCGGGGGAGCCAGCAAGGGAAACCGCCCGGCATACAAGAGCGGCCTCGCGGTCGCCGAGGCCGAATTACGTTCGGCGCGAGCGTTCTTCTACGACAGCACCGACCAGGTGTGGGCCAAGGCCGTCGCCGGAGCGCACATCTCGACCGACGATCAAGCGTTGCTGCGGCTGAGTGCCACACACGCGGCGCATGTCGGGCGCAGCGTGGTGCTGCAGGTCTTCGATCTCGCCGGGACCGGCGCCATCTACGAGACCCATCCGCTCCAGCGGTACCTGCAGGACGCCCTCGTACCCGCGCAGCACGCCATGTTGCAGACCAACACCTACGAGGCCGCCGGTGCCCTGCTCCTCGGCCTCGAGGCCGGAATCCCCAGCTTTCCCTGA
- a CDS encoding PAS domain S-box protein: protein MFPARRDFEQMILNTGTGILIHEASSKNILWANPAACRIFGFTLEELKPLKAHHMSAQERQYRREVGVAWLQSAVVHGSSRKQWKYRAKDGTEFLTDARATLVRCEDGPVVMVEFRNISDEVELQEELTWVSESLQRIMTHTSAGIVVLDDDNCIDDISPLAAKLFGRTPAELSGVHLEDLGRCEPRLTSDPVVERLADGGGSVEIQQEIIKDDGSTVWLAGELEIVAHDGIRSRVLTVRDVTDRVEWERRNAYQEANLQYLSRYHAMGDMAMILAHELGQPLAASTNYLTGLKARVSAETVDARSLAYGIDQIEKQLHRAADIVASVKRYVRRIESTATLMDLNETVEESLYFVRLRAAEQGVRVYAETLDRDLPIQGENVLIGQVIINLCVNALDEIVRPTTEVKELTIQTGEADGQASVWIRDQGRGMTGAPADRLASGAFSAKQDGSGIGLIISEHIVERHGGTISYLPNEPSGTAVRVTFPLAPAP from the coding sequence ATGTTCCCCGCTCGTCGGGACTTCGAGCAGATGATCCTCAACACCGGTACCGGGATCCTGATCCACGAGGCGAGTTCGAAGAACATCCTGTGGGCGAATCCGGCCGCCTGCCGCATCTTCGGTTTCACGCTCGAAGAGCTCAAGCCGCTCAAGGCGCACCACATGAGCGCGCAGGAACGCCAGTATCGCCGCGAGGTCGGGGTGGCGTGGCTCCAGTCGGCGGTGGTCCACGGGTCGAGCCGCAAACAGTGGAAGTACCGCGCGAAGGACGGCACCGAATTCCTCACCGATGCGCGCGCGACTCTCGTGCGCTGCGAGGACGGGCCGGTCGTGATGGTCGAGTTCCGCAACATCTCCGACGAGGTCGAGTTGCAGGAAGAACTCACGTGGGTGTCGGAGTCGTTGCAGCGCATCATGACCCACACCTCGGCCGGCATCGTCGTGCTCGACGACGACAACTGCATCGACGACATCTCACCGCTGGCCGCGAAGCTGTTCGGTCGCACCCCCGCGGAGTTGTCGGGGGTCCATCTGGAAGACCTCGGACGATGCGAACCCCGACTGACCAGTGACCCCGTCGTCGAACGCCTGGCGGACGGTGGGGGTTCGGTGGAGATCCAGCAGGAGATCATCAAGGACGACGGCAGCACCGTGTGGCTGGCCGGCGAACTCGAGATCGTCGCCCATGACGGCATCCGGTCGCGGGTCCTGACCGTCCGCGACGTGACCGACCGGGTCGAATGGGAGCGACGCAACGCCTACCAGGAAGCCAATCTCCAGTACCTGAGCCGCTATCACGCGATGGGCGACATGGCGATGATCCTGGCCCATGAGCTCGGTCAGCCGCTCGCGGCGTCGACCAACTATCTCACCGGCCTGAAGGCGCGCGTGTCCGCCGAGACGGTCGATGCACGGAGCCTCGCCTACGGGATCGACCAGATCGAGAAACAGCTGCACCGCGCCGCCGACATCGTCGCGTCCGTGAAGCGCTACGTACGACGCATCGAGAGCACGGCGACCCTGATGGACCTCAACGAGACCGTCGAGGAGAGCTTGTACTTCGTGCGATTGCGCGCGGCCGAGCAGGGGGTCCGGGTGTATGCCGAGACCCTCGACCGCGACCTGCCGATCCAGGGCGAGAACGTGCTCATCGGTCAGGTCATCATCAACCTCTGCGTCAACGCACTCGACGAGATCGTGCGGCCGACGACCGAGGTGAAAGAGCTGACGATCCAGACCGGCGAGGCCGACGGACAGGCCTCGGTGTGGATCCGCGACCAGGGCCGCGGCATGACGGGCGCACCCGCCGACCGGCTCGCGTCGGGTGCGTTCTCCGCCAAACAGGACGGCTCGGGGATCGGGCTGATCATCTCCGAGCACATCGTGGAACGGCACGGCGGCACGATCAGTTACCTGCCGAACGAACCGTCCGGGACCGCGGTCCGCGTGACGTTCCCGCTCGCGCCGGCGCCCTGA